From Halorubrum salinarum, the proteins below share one genomic window:
- a CDS encoding DMT family transporter, giving the protein MNLRNFLSTPEAIVAAFLLLATLWGTSFVAIEAGLHYFPPLLFAGVRYAVAGAVVLGYAAVAADRWTPRGRDEWLGVAVAGTFVIAAYHGLLYLGEIRISGAVAAVVVSLSPVLTAVFAAALLPNERLGPVEIGGFALGVLGVVVVADPAAAGLGSAAVVGVGLALAGAVAFSLGAVLLRPLRTDLPIAALQGWAMVIGAGQLLVAAAAIGESPAAIVWNQTSIASLAYLTVLSGVVAFLLYFALLDAVGPSQLHLVGYAEPVVAAVGSWLLLGHLVDAEALVGFVAILAGFLVLERREIADYVGGDRLTG; this is encoded by the coding sequence GTGAATCTCAGAAACTTCCTCTCTACTCCGGAAGCGATCGTGGCCGCGTTCCTCCTCCTCGCGACGCTGTGGGGCACCTCCTTCGTCGCCATCGAGGCCGGCCTCCACTACTTCCCGCCGCTGCTGTTCGCGGGGGTCAGGTACGCCGTCGCGGGCGCGGTCGTGCTCGGCTACGCCGCGGTCGCCGCGGACCGGTGGACGCCGCGGGGCCGCGACGAGTGGCTCGGCGTCGCCGTCGCGGGCACCTTCGTGATCGCGGCGTATCACGGGCTCCTCTACCTCGGCGAGATCCGGATCTCCGGCGCGGTCGCCGCGGTCGTCGTGAGCCTCTCTCCGGTCCTGACGGCCGTCTTCGCGGCCGCACTCCTCCCGAACGAACGCCTCGGCCCGGTCGAGATAGGCGGGTTCGCGCTCGGCGTCCTCGGGGTGGTCGTGGTCGCCGACCCGGCGGCGGCCGGGCTCGGCAGCGCGGCGGTCGTCGGCGTCGGCCTCGCGCTCGCGGGCGCGGTGGCCTTCTCGCTCGGCGCCGTCCTGCTGCGACCCCTCCGCACCGACCTGCCGATCGCCGCGCTTCAGGGGTGGGCGATGGTCATCGGGGCGGGCCAGCTCCTCGTCGCCGCCGCCGCGATCGGGGAGTCGCCCGCCGCGATCGTCTGGAACCAGACGTCGATCGCGTCGCTCGCGTACCTGACGGTGCTGTCCGGCGTGGTCGCGTTTCTCCTGTACTTCGCGCTGCTCGACGCGGTCGGCCCGTCGCAGCTCCACCTCGTCGGCTACGCGGAGCCCGTCGTCGCCGCGGTCGGCAGCTGGCTCCTGCTCGGCCACCTCGTCGACGCCGAAGCCCTTGTCGGGTTCGTCGCGATCCTCGCCGGCTTCCTCGTCTTGGAGCGCCGGGAGATCGCCGACTACGTCGGCGGCGACCGCCTGACGGGATAG
- a CDS encoding 2Fe-2S iron-sulfur cluster-binding protein codes for MTDGDRDGDDRTEAGTETVSLVVVDGDERVNLDVERGRNLRRVLLDAGLSPYAAATRRLNCGGRGLCATCGVRAREGPPADHWHDRLADRFGYPRLSCQIAVDRPMTVSLVDKRVWGGRRSEAGDGGSDGN; via the coding sequence ATGACCGACGGCGACCGCGACGGCGACGACCGAACGGAAGCCGGGACGGAGACCGTGTCGCTCGTCGTCGTCGACGGCGACGAGCGCGTCAACCTCGACGTGGAGCGGGGGCGGAACCTCCGCCGGGTCCTGCTCGACGCCGGGCTGTCGCCGTACGCGGCCGCGACCCGGCGCCTCAACTGCGGCGGGCGGGGGCTGTGCGCCACCTGCGGCGTCCGCGCCCGGGAGGGACCGCCCGCCGACCACTGGCACGACCGGCTCGCCGACCGGTTCGGCTACCCCCGGCTCTCCTGTCAGATCGCGGTCGACCGGCCGATGACGGTCTCGCTCGTCGACAAGCGCGTCTGGGGCGGGCGGCGGTCCGAGGCGGGCGACGGAGGGTCGGACGGGAACTGA